In Pseudophryne corroboree isolate aPseCor3 chromosome 7, aPseCor3.hap2, whole genome shotgun sequence, a single window of DNA contains:
- the LOC134944002 gene encoding uncharacterized protein LOC134944002: protein MDEEMFQELLRLVTPLIQKQDTNMRQAISVQDRLLATLRYVATGRSLQDLKFSTLISPQALGLIIPETCKALYTVLKKDYFKVPASAEEWRVIAEDFEKSWHFPSCGGAIDGKHVRITPPSKSGSLYYNYKGFLSIVLMAIVNANYEFIFIDVGKNGRASDGGSLKDTASIGGSSHSKQGLNFLVVGDEAFALHEYILKPYPHNYLRCKKTPTRPPPTALPIDKPRNPDPARWPSVETPAGYNSQATNAKAKKVREEYMAYFNGVGAVDWQDAAIELMSFRDCLLSVVK from the exons ATGGACGAGGAGATGTTCCAGGAGCTGCTGCGACTGGTGACACCTCTCATTCAGAAGCAAGATACGAACATGCGGCAGGCCATATCTGTGCAGGACCGGCTGTTGGCTACCCTGCGCTACGTGGCTACAGGGAGATCGCTGCAGGACCTGAAGTTCAGCACCCTGATCTCCCCTCAGGCTTTGGGGCTCATCATTCCGGAGACCTGCAAGGCCTTGTACACCGTCCTTAAAAAGGACTACTTTAAGG TTCCTGCCTCTGCCGAGGAGTGGAGAGTCATTGCTGAGGATTTCGAAAAGAGCTGGCATTTTCCCAGTTGTGGAGGAGCAATTGATGGGAAGCACGTGCGCATAACACCTCCTTCCAAGAGTGGCTCGCTTTACTACAACTATAAGGGCTTTTTAAGCATAGTCCTCATGGCAATTGTCAATGCCAACTACGAATTTATTTTCATAGATGTTGGCAAAAATGGGAGAGCCTCAGATGGGGGTTCATTAAAAGACACCGCTTCTATCGGCGGCTCCTCACACAGCAAGCAGGGGCTGAATTTTTTAGTTGTAGGAGATGAAGCCTTTGCTCTGCATGAATACATTCTAAAACCCTACCCTCACAATTATTTGAGGTGCAAAAAAACACCAACCAGGCCACCACCTACAGCACTGCCAATAGACAAGCCACGCAATCCTGACCCTGCCAGGTGGCCTAGTGTGGAAACACCTGCAGGATATAACTCACAAGCCACCAATGCAAAGGCCAAAAAAGTCAGGGAGGAGTACATGGCCTATTTTAATGGTGTGGGGGCAGTGGACTGGCAGGACGCTGCAATTGAGTTAATGTCTTTCCGGGATTGTTTACTATCTGTGGTGAAATAA